GGCGGGTGTGATCGGCATCTTCCGCGACTACGGCTACCGGCGCCTGCGCAACCGCGCGCGCCTGAAGTTCCTGGTCGCCGACTGGGGCCCGGAGAAGTTCCGCCAGGTCCTCCAGGACGAGTACCTCGAACGCACGCTCGTCGACGGCCCGGCGCCCGCCGCCCCGGTCGAGCGCTGGCGCGACCACGTCGGTGTGCACCGCCAGCGGGACGGCCGCTTCTACGTCGGTTTCGCCCCGCGCGTCGGCCGCGTCGACGGCGCCACCCTGACGAAGATCGCGGAGCTCGCCGAGGCGCACGGCTCGGGGCGGGTGCGCACCACCGTCGAGCAGAAGATGATCGTCCTCGACGTCGAGGAGGCGCAGGTCGCCTCGCTGGTCGAGGCGCTGGAGGCGCTGGACCTGACCGCCAGGCCCTCCGCGTTCCGGCGCGGCACCATGGCCTGCACCGGCATCGAGTACTGCAAGCTCGCCATCGTCGAGACCAAGCAGCGCGGCTCGGCGCTGATCGACGAACTCGAGCGCCGGCTCCCCGACTTCGACGAGCCGCTCACCATCAACATCAACGGTTGCCCGAACGCCTGCGCACGTATCCAGGTCGCGGACATCGGTCTCAAGGGCCAGCTGGTCCTCGACGAGCGGGGCGAGCAGGTCGAGGGCTTCCAGGTGCACCTGGGCGGTGCGCTCGGACTGGAGGCCGGCTTCGGCCGCAAGGTCCGTGGGCTGAAGGTCACCTCGGAGGAACTGCCGGACTACGTCGAGCGCGTCCTGAGGCGCTTCCAGGACGAGCGTGAGGACGGCGAGCGCTTCGCCGCCTGGGCCACCCGCGCCGGCGAGGAGTCCCTCTCATGAGCGAGCGGGCCGTCCCTTTCCACTGCCCCTACTGCGGCGACGAGGACCTGCGTCCGAGCGAAGCCGCGGAAGGCGGTCACGGCGCCTGGGAATGCGCGGCGTGCAACCGCGCATTCCAGCTGAAGTTCCTCGGGCTGCTCGCCCGGGGTGTTCAGCGAACCGACCCGGGAGGGGACCGGATATGACGACGGTTCAGGAAGGCCGTTCCACCGACGAGTTGAAGGCACTGGCCGAGCAGGCCGGCCGTGACCTGGAGGAAGCCACCGCTCTGGAGATCCTCCAGTGGGCGGTGGACACCTTCGGCAAGCAGTTCTGCGTGACGTCCTCCATGGAGGACGCCGTGGTCGCGCACCTGGCGTCCCGCGTCCTGAAGGGCGTGGACGTGGTGTTCCTCGACACCGGCTACCACTTCCCCGAGACCATCGGCACCCGGGACGCGGTCGAGGCCGTGATGGACGTCAACGTCATCACGCTGACCCCGCGGCAGACGGTGGCCGAGCAGGACGCCGAGTACGGGCCGAAGCTGCACGACCGCGACCCCGACCTCTGCTGCAAACTGCGCAAGGTGCAGCCGCTGGAAGAGGGGCTCGAGGGCTACCTGGCCTGGGCCACCGGCCTGCGGCGCGACGAGTCCCCGACCCGGGCGAACACCCCGGTCGTCGGCTGGGACGAGAAGCGGCAGAAGGTCAAGGTCTCGCCGATCGCCCGCTGGACCCAGGACGACGTCGACGCGTACGTCACCGAGCACGGCGTCCTGACCAATCCCCTGCTGATGGACGGTTACGCCTCCGTCGGCTGCGCCCCCTGCACCCGCCGTGTCCTGGAGGGCGAGGACGCGCGTGCGGGCCGCTGGGCAGGACGCGGCAAGACCGAGTGCGGACTGCACGGCTGACCACGATGACCGCGACCGCCACGAACGCCCCCGCACCCACCCCCACTTCTACGAACCGGGAGAACCACGTGACGACCGGAGCCACCGTCTGGCTCACGGGTCTGCCGAGCGCCGGCAAGACCACCATCGCGTACGAGCTGGCCGGCCGGCTGCGTGCGGAGGGCCACCGCGTCGAGGTGCTCGACGGCGACGAGATCCGCGAGTTCATCTCCGCGGGCCTCGGGTTCAGCCGCGAGGACCGGCACACCAACGTGCAGCGCATCGGCTTCCTGGCGGAGCTGCTCGCCCGCAACGGCGTCAAGGTCCTCGTCCCGGTGATCGCGCCCTACGCGGACAGCCGTGAGGCGGTGCGCAAGCGCCACCAGGAAGGTGCGACCGGCTACCTGGAGGTGCACGTGGCGACCCCGGTCGAGGTCTGCTCGGTCCGTGACGTGAAGGGTCTGTACGCCAAGCAGGCGGCGGGCGAGCTGACCGGGCTCACCGGGGTCGACGACCCGTACGAGGCCCCCGAGTCGCCCGACCTGCGGATCGAGTCCCAGGACCAGACCGTGCAGGAGTCCGCGGCGTCGGTGTACGCCCTGCTCACCGAGAGGGGACTGGCATGACGACGACCGTCGCCGAGACCGAGGAGGGCACGGCGGGTCCGTACGCCCTCAGCCACCTGGACTCGCTGGAGTCCGAGGCGGTGCACATCTTCCGCGAGGTGGCGGGCGAGTTCGAGAACCCGGTGATCCTGTTCTCCGGCGGCAAGGACTCCATCGTCATGCTGCACCTGGCGCTGAAGGCCTTCGCGCCGTCGCCGGTGCCCTTCTCGCTGCTGCACGTCGACACCGGGCACAACTTCCCCGAGGTCCTCGAGTACCGCGACCGGGTCGTGGACGCGCACGGGCTGCGCCTCCACGTGGCGTCCGTACAGGACTACATCGACCGCGGAGTGCTGCGCGAACGCCCCGACGGGACGCGCAACCCGCTCCAGACGCTGCCGCTGACGGAGAAGATCCAGTCCGAGAAGTTCGACGCCGTCTTCGGCGGCGGTCGCCGCGACGAGGAGAAGGCCCGCGCCAAGGAACGGGTGTTCTCCCTGCGCGACGAGTTCTCCCAGTGGGACCCCCGCCGCCAGCGTCCGGAGCTGTGGAACCTGTACAACGGCCGCCACGCCCCCGGTGAGCACGTCCGCGTGTTCCCGCTGTCCAACTGGACCGAGCTCGACGTCTGGCAGTACATCGCCCGCGAGGGCATCGAGCTGCCCGAGATCTACTTCGCGCACGACCGGGAGGTCTTCCGGCGCGGCGGGATGTGGCTGACCGCCGGTGAGTGGGGCGGGCCCAAGGACGGCGAGAGCGTCGAGAAGCGCCTCGTGCGCTACCGCACCGTCGGCGACATGTCCTGCACCGGCGCCGTCGACTCCGACGCGGTGACGCTCGACGACGTCATCGCCGAGATCGCCGCCTCCCGGCTCACCGAGCGGGGCGCCACCCGCGCCGACGACAAGATGTCCGAGGCCGCGATGGAAGACCGCAAGCGCGAGGGGTACTTCTAAGCATGAGCACCATCACCTCCGAGGAACTCTCGGCCACGACCCTCCTGCGGTTCGCCACCGCCGGTTCCGTCGACGACGGCAAGTCCACGCTCGTGGGCCGGCTCCTGCACGACTCCAAGTCGATCCTCACCGATCAGCTGGAGGCCGTGGAGCGCGTCTCGGCCAGCCGCGGCCAGGAGACCCCCGACCTGGCACTGCTCACCGACGGCCTGCGCGCCGAGCGCGAGCAGGGCATCACCATCGACGTGGCCTACCGCTACTTCGCCACGCTCCGGCGCCGGTTCATCCTCGCCGACACCCCCGGCCATGTGCAGTACACCCGCAACATGGTGACGGGCGCCTCCACGGCCGAGCTGACGGTGATCCTCGTCGACGCCCGCAACGGCGTCGTGGAACAGACCCGCAGGCACGCGGCGATCGCGGCCCTGCTGCGGGTCCCGCACGTGGTCCTCGCCGTCAACAAGATGGACCTCGTCGAGTACCGGGAGTCCGTCTTCGCCGCGATCGCCGAGGAGTTCACGGCGTACGCCGGCGAGCTGGGCGTCCCCGAGGTCACCGCGATCCCGATCTCGGCGCTCGCCGGGGACAACGTGGTCGATCCGTCGGCGCACATGGACTGGTACGGCGGGCCGACCTTCCTGGAACACCTGGAGACTGTCCCGGTCAGCCACGACCTGGCGCACTGCCACGCCCGGCTGCCCGTGCAGTACGTGATCCGTCCGCAGACCGCCGAACACCCGGACTACCGGGGGTACGCGGGCCAGATCGCGGCCGGCACGTTCCACGTGGGCGAGGCGGTGACGGTGCTGCCGTCCGGTCGCACCTCGACGATCTCCGGTATCGACCTGCTGGGCGAGCCGGTGGACACGGCGTGGACGACCCAGTCGGTGACCGTGCTGCTCGCGGACGACATCGACGTCTCGCGCGGCGACCTGATCGTGCCGACCAAGGACGCGCCCGCCACCACACAGGACGTCGAGGCGACCGTGTGCCATGTGGCCGACCAGCCGCTGACCGTCGGACACCGGGTGCTGATCAAGCACGGCACCCGCACGGTCAAGGCGATCGTCAAGGACATCCCGTCCCGTCTCACACTCGACGACCTGTCCCTGCACCCGCACCCGGGACAGCTCGTCGCCAACGACATCGGCCGCGTGAAGATCCGCACCGCGGAGCCGCTGCCGGTGGATTCCTACGCCGACTCCCGGCGCACCGGCTCGTTCATCCTGATCGACCCGGCCGACGGCACCACGCTCACCGCAGGCATGGTCGGCGAGTCGTTCGCGTCGCCCGAGCCGGTCAAGAACAAGTCCGACGACGACGGTTGGGACTTCTGAGGATGACTACGACCGACTTCTACTCGACGTTCGCGAAGGAGGGTGGCCGCATCGGCAGCGGCGCCCTCGGCAGCGGGCAGGGCGGAGTGGCGCGATGTGCGCTCTGACGTACGCGCACTGCCTGCGCGCCCCGTCCCCCCACCCGACGTCTCGGAAACGACGAAGACCCTTTGCCGATTTCCCGGCCACGACCTGAAAACCCGTGACCGCCGGGCCAACGAGAGGAACCCCTCCCGTGCCTGTCAACCGCTCAACCCTCCTCCGCCGCGGCCTCGCCGTGGCCGCGGCACTGCCGCTGCTGACGCTCGCCGCCTGCGGTTACGGTTCCGAGGCCAAGGACGACAACGCCAACGAGAAGGTCGCCGCCGGATCGCAGAAGATCGACGGGCTCGACACCGTCAAGATCGGCTACTTCGGCAACCTGACGCACGCCACCGCGCTCGTCGGCCGTGAGCAGGGCATCTTCCAGAAGGCGCTGGGCGCCACCAAGGCCTCGTACGCGACCTTCAACGCCGGCCCGTCCGAGATCGAGGCGCTGAACGCCGGTTCCATCGACATCGGCTGGATCGGCCCCTCCCCGGCCATCAACGGCTACACCAAGTCCGACGGCAAGAGCCTGCGCATCATCGGCGGTTCGGCGTCCGGCGGCGTGAAGCTCGTCGTCAACCCGGACAAGGTCAAGTCCCTCAAGGACGTCAAGGGCAAGAAGATCGCGACGCCGCAGCTCGGCAACACGCAGGACGTGGCGTTCCTGAACTGGATCGCGGACCAGGGCTGGAAGGTCGACGCGCAGAGCGGCAAGGGTGACGTCACGGTCGTCCGCAGCGACAACAAGGTGACGCCGGACGCCTTCAAGGCCGGTTCGATCGACGGCGCCTGGGTGCCGGAGCCGACCGCGTCCAAGCTGGTCGCCGAGGGCGGCAAGGTCCTCCTCGACGAGGCGTCGCTGTGGCCCGACAAGAAGTTCGTGATCACGAACATCATCGTGTCGCAGAAGTTCCTCACGGAGCACCCGAAGGTCGTCGAGGCCGTGCTGAAGGGCTCGGTCGACACCAACAAGTGGATCAACGCCAACCCGGCGGAGGCGAAGGCCGCGGCGAACAAGCAGCTGGAGGCCGACTCCGGCAAGGCGCTGCCCACCAAGGTGCTGGACCCGGCGTGGACGTCGGTCCAGTTCATCAACGACCCGCTGGCCTCCACCCTCAACAGCGAGGCGGAGCACGCGGTCAAGGCGGGCCTGCTGAAGAAGCCCGACCTCAAGGGGATCTACGACCTGAGCATCCTCAACAAGGTCCTCAAGGCCGAGGGCGAGTCCACGGTCGACGACGCCGGTCTCGGCGTCGGCTGATCGATTCCGATGAGTTCCCAGGAGGTGACGACCATGGCCACGACCTTCGCCAAGGCCGCCGAGTCCGCGGAGTCCGTGGAGTCCGCGGCCCGGCTTGAGCACGTCTCGAAGTCCTTCGCGGGGCCGGGCGGGCAGCAGCTCGTCCTGGACGACATCACGCTCGATGTCGCTCCCGGCGAGTTCGTCACCCTCCTGGGTGCTTCGGGCTGCGGCAAGTCCACACTGCTGAACCTGGTGGCGGGGCTCGACGAGCCCACCGCCGGTTCCATCACGACGGACGGCCGTCCGGCGCTGATGTTCCAGGAGCACGCGCTGTTCCCGTGGCTGACCGCGGGCAAGAACATCGAACTCGCCCTGAAGCTGCGGGGCATCGCCAAGCAGGACCGGCGGGGCAAGGCCGAGGAGCTCCTCGAGCTCGTGCGGCTGAAGGGCGCGTACGGCAAGCGGGTCCACGAGCTCTCCGGCGGTATGCGCCAGCGCGTGGCGCTGGCCCGGGCGCTGGCGCAGGAGAGCAACATCCTGCTGAT
This Streptomyces sp. NBC_00377 DNA region includes the following protein-coding sequences:
- the cysC gene encoding adenylyl-sulfate kinase → MTATATNAPAPTPTSTNRENHVTTGATVWLTGLPSAGKTTIAYELAGRLRAEGHRVEVLDGDEIREFISAGLGFSREDRHTNVQRIGFLAELLARNGVKVLVPVIAPYADSREAVRKRHQEGATGYLEVHVATPVEVCSVRDVKGLYAKQAAGELTGLTGVDDPYEAPESPDLRIESQDQTVQESAASVYALLTERGLA
- a CDS encoding sulfate adenylyltransferase subunit 1, producing the protein MSTITSEELSATTLLRFATAGSVDDGKSTLVGRLLHDSKSILTDQLEAVERVSASRGQETPDLALLTDGLRAEREQGITIDVAYRYFATLRRRFILADTPGHVQYTRNMVTGASTAELTVILVDARNGVVEQTRRHAAIAALLRVPHVVLAVNKMDLVEYRESVFAAIAEEFTAYAGELGVPEVTAIPISALAGDNVVDPSAHMDWYGGPTFLEHLETVPVSHDLAHCHARLPVQYVIRPQTAEHPDYRGYAGQIAAGTFHVGEAVTVLPSGRTSTISGIDLLGEPVDTAWTTQSVTVLLADDIDVSRGDLIVPTKDAPATTQDVEATVCHVADQPLTVGHRVLIKHGTRTVKAIVKDIPSRLTLDDLSLHPHPGQLVANDIGRVKIRTAEPLPVDSYADSRRTGSFILIDPADGTTLTAGMVGESFASPEPVKNKSDDDGWDF
- the cysD gene encoding sulfate adenylyltransferase subunit CysD; the encoded protein is MTTTVAETEEGTAGPYALSHLDSLESEAVHIFREVAGEFENPVILFSGGKDSIVMLHLALKAFAPSPVPFSLLHVDTGHNFPEVLEYRDRVVDAHGLRLHVASVQDYIDRGVLRERPDGTRNPLQTLPLTEKIQSEKFDAVFGGGRRDEEKARAKERVFSLRDEFSQWDPRRQRPELWNLYNGRHAPGEHVRVFPLSNWTELDVWQYIAREGIELPEIYFAHDREVFRRGGMWLTAGEWGGPKDGESVEKRLVRYRTVGDMSCTGAVDSDAVTLDDVIAEIAASRLTERGATRADDKMSEAAMEDRKREGYF
- a CDS encoding ABC transporter ATP-binding protein, with amino-acid sequence MSSQEVTTMATTFAKAAESAESVESAARLEHVSKSFAGPGGQQLVLDDITLDVAPGEFVTLLGASGCGKSTLLNLVAGLDEPTAGSITTDGRPALMFQEHALFPWLTAGKNIELALKLRGIAKQDRRGKAEELLELVRLKGAYGKRVHELSGGMRQRVALARALAQESNILLMDEPFAALDAITRDVLHDELTRIWAETGLSVLFVTHNVREAVRLAQRVVLLSSRPGRVAREWTVDIPQPRRIEDAPVAELSIEITEVLRGEIRRHGQH
- a CDS encoding aliphatic sulfonate ABC transporter substrate-binding protein, whose product is MPVNRSTLLRRGLAVAAALPLLTLAACGYGSEAKDDNANEKVAAGSQKIDGLDTVKIGYFGNLTHATALVGREQGIFQKALGATKASYATFNAGPSEIEALNAGSIDIGWIGPSPAINGYTKSDGKSLRIIGGSASGGVKLVVNPDKVKSLKDVKGKKIATPQLGNTQDVAFLNWIADQGWKVDAQSGKGDVTVVRSDNKVTPDAFKAGSIDGAWVPEPTASKLVAEGGKVLLDEASLWPDKKFVITNIIVSQKFLTEHPKVVEAVLKGSVDTNKWINANPAEAKAAANKQLEADSGKALPTKVLDPAWTSVQFINDPLASTLNSEAEHAVKAGLLKKPDLKGIYDLSILNKVLKAEGESTVDDAGLGVG
- a CDS encoding nitrite/sulfite reductase, whose product is MAATPQNPAAETPRRKVSRHRGEGQWAAGHFTPLNGNEQFKKDDDGLNVRTRIETIYSKRGFDSIDPNDLRGRMRWWGLYTQRKPGIDGGKTAILEPEELDDKYFMLRVRIDGGALTTEQLRVIGEISQEFARGTADLTDRQNVQYHWIRIEDVPEIWNRLEAVGLSTTEACGDTPRTILGSPVAGIAEDEIIDGSPAVEEIHRRFIGNKEFSNLPRKFKTAISGSPLLDVAHEINDVAFVGVEHPEHGPGFDLWVGGGLSTNPKIGVRLGAWVPLDEVPDVWAGVIGIFRDYGYRRLRNRARLKFLVADWGPEKFRQVLQDEYLERTLVDGPAPAAPVERWRDHVGVHRQRDGRFYVGFAPRVGRVDGATLTKIAELAEAHGSGRVRTTVEQKMIVLDVEEAQVASLVEALEALDLTARPSAFRRGTMACTGIEYCKLAIVETKQRGSALIDELERRLPDFDEPLTININGCPNACARIQVADIGLKGQLVLDERGEQVEGFQVHLGGALGLEAGFGRKVRGLKVTSEELPDYVERVLRRFQDEREDGERFAAWATRAGEESLS
- a CDS encoding phosphoadenylyl-sulfate reductase, which produces MTTVQEGRSTDELKALAEQAGRDLEEATALEILQWAVDTFGKQFCVTSSMEDAVVAHLASRVLKGVDVVFLDTGYHFPETIGTRDAVEAVMDVNVITLTPRQTVAEQDAEYGPKLHDRDPDLCCKLRKVQPLEEGLEGYLAWATGLRRDESPTRANTPVVGWDEKRQKVKVSPIARWTQDDVDAYVTEHGVLTNPLLMDGYASVGCAPCTRRVLEGEDARAGRWAGRGKTECGLHG